Proteins found in one Sorghum bicolor cultivar BTx623 chromosome 1, Sorghum_bicolor_NCBIv3, whole genome shotgun sequence genomic segment:
- the LOC8082005 gene encoding protein STRUBBELIG-RECEPTOR FAMILY 7 — protein sequence MPRRRRSGGGGGVLDVARRLMLLSLACCCSISPGGRIFAAADTDPNDLNVLNTLFTSLNSPGQLTGWQANGGDPCGQSWKGITCSGSGVTKIILPNLSLTGTLAYNMNNLGSLVELDMSQNNLGSGAQIPYNLPNMKLEKLNLAGNQFGGNLPYSISTMPNLKYLNLNHNQLQGNISDVFSSLYSLSELDLSFNSLSGDLPQSFTGLSSLKKIYLQNNQFTGYINVLANLPLETLNVANNHFTGWIPSQLKKINSLQTDGNSWSTGPAPPPPPYTAPPPPPNHWNGAGQHGDGSSSSGGRSGIGGGGVAGIIISLLVVGSVVAFFLIKRRKRKAAMEEHFEQHQPFTSFPSNEVKDMKPIYESTAVDIESLASPASINLKPPPKIEQNKSFDDDDDDFSNKPVAKKSNITPIKATVYSVADLQMATDSFSFDNLVGEGTFGRVYRAQFNDGKVLAIKKLDSTVMPFQSSDDFAELVSNISKLHHPNLNELVGYCMEHGQHLLVYDFHRNGSLHDLLHLSDEYSKPLSWNSRIKIALGSARALEYLHEICSPSIIHKNFKSSNILLDSEFNPHLSDAGLASFIPDAEFQAAEQSAGYTAPEVDMTGQYNLKSDVYSFGVVMLELLTGRRPFDSSRPRSEQSLVRWATPQLHDIDALDRMVDPALKGLYPAKSLSRFADVLALCVQPEPEFRPPMSEVVQALVRLVQRANMTKRMLDGDTSRRPDDQDQDFI from the exons AtgccgaggaggaggaggagcggaggcggtggcggggtgctGGATGTGGCGCGGCGGCTGATGCTGCTGTCCCTGGCCTGCTGCTGCAGCATTTCGCCAGGCGGGCGGATCTTCGCTGCTGCGGACACTGACCCCAACGATC TTAATGTCCTCAACACGCTCTTCACCAGTCTGAATTCTCCTGGGCAGCTCACAGGTTGGCAGGCAAATGGCGGCGATCCTTGTGGCCAGTCATGGAAGGGCATTACTTGCTCAGGATCAGGGGTCACTAAAAT CATATTACCAAACTTGTCACTCACCGGAACTTTGGCCTACAACATGAATAACTTGGGTTCATTAGTTGAGCT TGACATGAGCCAAAATAACCTTGGCAGTGGAGCTCAAATACCGTACAATCTTCCCAATATGAAGCTTGAGAAACT CAATCTTGCAGGAAATCAATTTGGTGGAAATTTACCCTACTCGATTTCAACGATGCCTAATCTTAAGTATTT AAACCTTAATCATAACCAACTACAAGGAAACATCAGTGATGTATTTTCCAGCCTTTATAGTTTGTCAGAACT GGATCTCTCCTTTAATTCTCTTAGTGGTGATCTACCACAAAGTTTCACTGGATTGTCAAGCCTGAAAAAAAT ATATTTGCAGAACAACCAATTTACTGGTTATATCAATGTCTTAGCTAATCTCCCTCTTGAAACTCT GAATGTTGCGAACAACCATTTTACTGGTTGGATTCCTAGTCAGCTTAAGAAGATAAACAGTCTACA GACTGATGGAAATTCTTGGAGCACAGGACCAGCACCACCGCCACCTCCATATACAGCACCGCCGCCTCCTCCAAACCATTGGAACGGTGCAGGTCAGCATGGTGATGGTTCATCAAGTTCTGGTGGAAGATCTGGcataggtggtggaggtgtagcAGGAATCATTATATCGTTGCTGGTTGTTGGATCAGTTGTTGCATTTTTCCTGATCAAAAGAAGAAAACGCAAAGCTGCTATGGAAGAACACTTTGAACAGCACCAGCCGTTcacttccttcccttcaaatgaaGTTAAAG ACATGAAGCCTATCTATGAGTCCACCGCAGTAGACATAGAGTCTTTGGCTTCACCTGCTTCAATTAATCTGAAACCACCCCCGAAGATAGAACAGAACAAATcatttgatgatgatgatgatgatttttCAAACAAGCCTGTTGCAAAGAAAAGTAATATAACACCTATAAAGGCAACTGTTTATTCAGTTGCAGATCTACAGATGGCAACAGATAGCTTCAGCTTCGACAACCTTGTTGGAGAGGGTACTTTTGGACGTGTTTACAGGGCACAATTCAATGATGGAAAG GTTCTGGCCATCAAGAAATTAGACAGTACTGTGATGCCATTTCAATCATCTGATGACTTTGCTGAACTGGTCTCGAACATTTCAAAATTGCACCATCCGAATCTGAATGAGCTTGTGGGctattgcatggaacatggccAGCACTTGCTTGTGTATGATTTCCACAGGAATGGATCGCTTCATGATCTACTCCACCTTTCAGATGAGTACAGCAAGCCACTTAGCTGGAACTCTCGTATCAAGATTGCACTTGGCTCTGCACGTGCCCTGGA GTACCTTCATGAAATATGTTCTCCATCCATCATCCATAagaatttcaagtcatcaaacatTTTGCTGGACTCAGAATTCAATCCACACCTTTCAGATGCTGGACTTGCAAGCTTTATTCCTGATGCTGAATTCCAG GCAGCAGAACAAAGTGCCGGATACACTGCCCCAGAAGTGGACATGACCGGTCAGTACAACCTCAAGAGTGATGTCTACAGCTTTGGAGTCGTCATGCTTGAGCTATTGACAGGACGTCGGCCATTTGACAG CTCTAGACCCAGGTCAGAGCAGTCACTTGTGCGGTGGGCAACACCCCAGCTGCATGACATCGATGCATTGGACAGGATGGTCGATCCTGCACTCAAGGGTCTATACCCAGCCAAATCTCTATCCCGATTTGCTGATGTCCTTGCCCTGTGTGTCCAG CCTGAACCAGAATTCAGGCCACCAATGTCAGAGGTGGTGCAAGCATTGGTTCGACTTGTGCAGAGGGCCAACATGACGAAGAGAATGCTTGATGGAGATACTTCTCGGCGACCAGATGACCAGgaccaagatttcatatga